The Mesotoga sp. BH458_6_3_2_1 genome contains a region encoding:
- the cas7i gene encoding type I-B CRISPR-associated protein Cas7/Cst2/DevR yields the protein MKRLQIKCLSWGSISKVTMGNPNAGFTEGNIQTAKKIVAPDGSAFNYVSGQCQRHGLRERFAEIGEALSTPVDGEVETTLGDPLNYIDDDLFGYMIAVTGDNRKRTSPVRIAPLVSLFPYRGDRDLLTKTRKASDKGGNMVETEVYSAYLRGGGLIELDRVGKFDPSEIKETTLEIQKEERLRRLNLFLDSMMTLWTGGKQTNILSDISPKFITFAFQTVKLPFLLESVSCDTKGKIMAETLIDSITNYSSIIDRVIIGTTKVLDASALDGGVPETVEVLPMTDAFSRVKEILSTI from the coding sequence GTGAAAAGATTGCAGATTAAGTGTCTCTCCTGGGGTTCAATATCCAAAGTCACTATGGGTAACCCCAACGCAGGATTCACAGAAGGCAACATTCAGACCGCAAAAAAGATCGTCGCTCCAGACGGATCCGCATTCAACTACGTTTCCGGACAATGTCAGCGCCACGGCCTGAGAGAGAGATTTGCAGAAATCGGCGAGGCCCTCTCCACTCCCGTAGATGGAGAAGTCGAAACTACACTCGGAGATCCGCTGAACTACATCGACGACGACCTCTTCGGCTACATGATCGCGGTAACCGGTGACAACAGAAAGAGAACGTCTCCCGTAAGAATCGCCCCGCTCGTATCTCTCTTCCCTTACAGAGGCGACAGAGATCTACTTACAAAGACAAGAAAAGCCAGCGACAAGGGCGGAAACATGGTTGAAACCGAAGTCTACTCCGCGTATCTCAGAGGCGGTGGACTCATAGAACTTGACAGGGTCGGCAAATTCGATCCTTCTGAAATCAAAGAGACCACACTCGAGATACAGAAAGAAGAGCGCTTGAGAAGACTCAACCTCTTCCTCGATTCCATGATGACTCTCTGGACAGGCGGAAAGCAGACCAACATACTATCAGACATCTCTCCGAAATTCATCACCTTCGCCTTTCAAACAGTAAAGCTTCCCTTCCTCCTCGAATCCGTAAGCTGTGATACAAAGGGAAAGATCATGGCCGAAACGCTGATCGATAGCATTACCAATTATTCAAGCATAATCGATCGCGTAATCATTGGAACCACGAAAGTACTTGACGCATCTGCGCTGGATGGTGGAGTTCCTGAGACAGTTGAAGTTCTTCCCATGACAGATGCCTTCTCCAGAGTGAAAGAGATTCTTTCAACAATATAA
- a CDS encoding macro domain-containing protein, translated as MITVYKKSVFAAFEEEKVPVIANTVNTKGVMGAGLALEFKLRFPSYFDNYREKCSHESPSPGSAWIFRGDIFPRIISLFVKEDWKMPSKISWIRSSLKRAEEIITESNFERVALPLAGAGKGGIDPQTSENITREVFESSKAEILLCLDKTTSKTEESMIKQLRAMSEYELKCLTLRPSIIKRLLDKREDVTRFREILDIRGIGIKTYSILFNALISREPGNDNQLNLF; from the coding sequence ATGATAACTGTTTATAAGAAAAGTGTATTTGCCGCATTTGAAGAAGAGAAAGTGCCCGTCATCGCAAACACAGTCAATACAAAGGGAGTTATGGGTGCCGGATTGGCGCTTGAGTTCAAACTTAGATTTCCTAGCTATTTTGATAATTACAGAGAGAAATGCTCCCACGAAAGTCCCTCTCCCGGTTCGGCCTGGATATTCCGAGGAGATATTTTTCCAAGGATAATCAGCCTGTTTGTCAAAGAAGACTGGAAGATGCCATCAAAAATCTCCTGGATACGTTCCTCTCTTAAGCGTGCAGAAGAGATCATAACAGAAAGCAATTTTGAAAGAGTTGCCCTTCCTCTGGCCGGGGCAGGAAAGGGGGGTATAGATCCTCAAACATCGGAGAACATAACAAGAGAGGTATTTGAAAGCTCAAAGGCAGAAATACTTCTCTGTCTGGATAAAACCACTTCGAAAACCGAGGAATCGATGATAAAACAGCTAAGGGCGATGTCTGAATATGAACTGAAATGCCTTACTCTCAGGCCTTCGATCATAAAAAGACTTCTGGACAAACGCGAAGACGTCACTCGTTTCAGAGAGATCCTAGACATTAGAGGAATAGGAATCAAGACCTATTCGATTCTTTTTAACGCGCTGATCTCAAGAGAACCCGGCAATGATAATCAGCTCAATCTCTTCTGA